A single genomic interval of Nocardioides nitrophenolicus harbors:
- a CDS encoding glutamine synthetase family protein translates to MEHIDENALRAAAQQFAEDGIDVVRIGYSDLIGTERGRDVLANRFDRTVGDGVAFCRSVYATSPMGDVIDIAGGLSAGLPDIVVVPDLATARAVPWEPGVAHVIGDVYNPDGSPSEESPRQVLKRVVDRFAELGMQPVVGPELEFYVLEEDETKPNGWRRYGDATGNVYVSGLKGDPENTLLASLRELSAYGLDVVAANHEFSGGQFEINLWHSDALDAADRAFRFKAAVQEISRRRGKLATFMAKPFNDEGGSGFHIHFSTVDADGKPLFDDPNGADGLSEVGRAAIAGVLAHAPALAALHNPTINSYKRFGPDTLAPWLVDWGLDNRSAMVRIPPERGRASRMELRLGDASANPYLAVASLLAAAYLGIRDKLTPPDKLEGYGYDPTKADRLPADLGTAIDALEEDKDLADLLGPAFVETFVAYKRNELERFGQFVTDWEFREYAYHL, encoded by the coding sequence GTGGAGCACATCGACGAGAACGCCCTGCGCGCGGCTGCCCAGCAGTTCGCGGAGGACGGGATCGACGTCGTCCGGATCGGCTACAGCGACCTGATCGGCACCGAGCGCGGCCGTGACGTGCTGGCCAACCGGTTCGACCGCACCGTCGGGGACGGGGTCGCGTTCTGCCGCTCGGTCTACGCGACCTCGCCGATGGGCGACGTCATCGACATCGCGGGCGGGCTGTCGGCGGGGCTGCCCGACATCGTCGTCGTACCGGACCTCGCGACGGCGCGGGCCGTGCCGTGGGAGCCGGGCGTGGCGCACGTCATCGGCGACGTCTACAACCCCGACGGCTCGCCGTCGGAGGAGAGCCCGCGGCAGGTGCTCAAGCGCGTCGTCGACCGCTTCGCCGAGCTCGGCATGCAGCCGGTCGTCGGCCCGGAGCTGGAGTTCTACGTCCTCGAGGAGGACGAGACCAAGCCCAACGGCTGGCGGCGGTACGGCGACGCCACCGGCAACGTCTACGTCTCGGGCCTCAAGGGCGACCCCGAGAACACCCTGCTCGCGTCGCTGCGCGAGCTGTCGGCGTACGGCCTCGACGTGGTGGCCGCCAACCACGAGTTCTCGGGCGGTCAGTTCGAGATCAACCTGTGGCACTCCGACGCCCTCGACGCCGCCGACCGGGCGTTCCGGTTCAAGGCGGCCGTGCAGGAGATCTCGCGCCGCCGCGGCAAGCTGGCGACCTTCATGGCCAAGCCGTTCAACGACGAGGGCGGCTCCGGCTTCCACATCCACTTCAGCACCGTCGACGCCGACGGCAAGCCGCTCTTCGACGACCCGAACGGCGCGGACGGGCTGTCCGAGGTCGGCCGGGCCGCGATCGCCGGCGTGCTCGCCCATGCCCCGGCGCTCGCCGCGCTGCACAACCCGACGATCAACTCCTACAAGCGCTTCGGGCCCGACACCCTCGCGCCCTGGCTGGTCGACTGGGGCCTCGACAACCGCAGCGCCATGGTCCGGATCCCGCCCGAGCGCGGCCGCGCCTCGCGGATGGAGCTGCGCCTCGGCGACGCGTCCGCCAACCCGTACCTGGCCGTCGCCAGCCTGCTCGCGGCGGCGTACCTCGGGATCCGCGACAAGCTGACCCCGCCCGACAAGCTCGAGGGCTACGGCTACGACCCGACCAAGGCCGACCGGCTGCCGGCCGACCTCGGCACCGCCATCGACGCGCTCGAGGAGGACAAGGACCTCGCCGACCTGCTCGGGCCGGCGTTCGTCGAGACCTTCGTCGCCTACAAGCGCAACGAGCTCGAGCGGTTCGGGCAGTTCGTGACCGACTGGGAGTTCCGGGAGTACGCCTACCACCTGTGA
- a CDS encoding APC family permease: protein MSDTVNTTLRRNTLGVGAIVFLVLAAVAPLTGMVVVASLAIAFGNGGGAPFSFLAVAAILLLFAIGYGKMSSQLVNAGGFYAFVVKGLGRPAGLAAGYIATLGYNFFVVGTIGTSGFFMMVLIDFLFGFSMNWFLWGGLSMVVAYLMAVRGIDFSSKVLGVSLVLETSILVIFDVAVLFKHGYDFSAFSGDAITSGSLSIGLLLAGTGFLGFEATSLFSEEAKNPLKTIPRATYLAITIIGLLLAVTTWAVVSATGVAEAQQTSIDHLEAGDLVFSLGAEYLGEFMMKVMMVLLLVSLFAAMLAFHNSATRYLFSLGRARVLPQALSRTSAGGSPVLAGTLQAGFALAVALLFRVLDLDPILQVVPAMLGFGTLAIVVLQALAALSIVVHFRRSADPRIGSTLIAPGIGFVGLVFIVVMAVTHFDVVAGSTEKVITSLPWLLVLALVVGVAQALYLKSRRPDIYDGLNSDLERFDDHLATDPAIG, encoded by the coding sequence ATGTCGGACACCGTCAACACCACTCTCCGCAGGAACACGCTCGGCGTCGGGGCGATCGTCTTCCTGGTCCTGGCCGCGGTGGCGCCACTGACCGGCATGGTCGTGGTCGCCTCGCTCGCGATCGCTTTCGGGAACGGGGGCGGCGCGCCGTTCTCCTTCCTCGCGGTGGCCGCCATCCTGCTGCTCTTCGCGATCGGCTACGGCAAGATGTCCAGCCAGCTGGTCAACGCCGGCGGCTTCTACGCCTTCGTGGTCAAGGGCCTGGGCCGCCCCGCCGGTCTCGCGGCCGGCTACATCGCCACGCTCGGCTACAACTTCTTCGTCGTCGGCACCATCGGCACCAGCGGCTTCTTCATGATGGTGCTCATCGACTTCCTGTTCGGCTTCTCGATGAACTGGTTCCTCTGGGGTGGCCTGTCCATGGTGGTGGCCTACCTGATGGCCGTGCGGGGCATCGACTTCAGCTCCAAGGTCCTCGGCGTCTCCCTGGTGCTCGAGACCTCGATCCTGGTGATCTTCGACGTCGCGGTGCTGTTCAAGCACGGCTACGACTTCTCCGCCTTCTCCGGTGACGCGATCACCTCCGGCTCCCTCTCCATCGGCCTGCTGCTGGCCGGCACCGGCTTCCTCGGCTTCGAGGCCACCTCGCTGTTCAGCGAGGAGGCGAAGAACCCGCTCAAGACGATCCCGCGGGCGACCTATCTCGCCATCACGATCATCGGCCTGCTGCTCGCCGTCACCACCTGGGCCGTCGTCAGCGCGACCGGGGTCGCGGAGGCCCAGCAGACCAGCATCGACCACCTCGAGGCGGGCGACCTGGTGTTCAGCCTCGGCGCCGAGTACCTCGGCGAGTTCATGATGAAGGTGATGATGGTGCTGCTGCTCGTCAGCCTCTTCGCCGCGATGCTCGCCTTCCACAACTCCGCCACCCGCTACCTGTTCTCCCTCGGCCGGGCGCGGGTGCTGCCCCAGGCCCTGTCCCGCACCAGCGCCGGCGGCTCCCCGGTGCTCGCCGGGACCCTCCAGGCCGGCTTCGCGCTGGCTGTCGCACTGCTGTTCCGGGTGCTCGACCTGGACCCGATCCTGCAGGTCGTCCCGGCCATGCTCGGCTTCGGCACGCTGGCCATCGTGGTGCTGCAGGCGCTCGCCGCGCTCTCCATCGTGGTCCACTTCCGACGCAGCGCCGACCCCCGCATCGGGAGCACCCTGATCGCGCCCGGCATCGGCTTCGTCGGCCTGGTCTTCATCGTCGTCATGGCCGTCACCCACTTCGACGTGGTCGCCGGCTCGACGGAGAAGGTGATCACCAGCCTGCCGTGGCTGCTCGTGCTGGCGCTCGTCGTCGGCGTCGCCCAGGCGCTCTACCTCAAGAGCCGGCGCCCCGACATCTACGACGGCCTCAACAGCGACCTCGAGCGCTTCGACGACCACCTCGCCACCGACCCCGCCATCGGCTGA
- a CDS encoding MarR family winged helix-turn-helix transcriptional regulator: MPDRHTLEETERAMKDHVGALPLDFAAANALSNLFRAANAVRSELTNRVLRQHDMTWTGFVVLWVVWIWDGMETRHVAESADISKATLTGVVKTLEARGLIAREGDDNDRRLVRLRLTPEGISLMEQIYPEFNAVESEIIGQLSERKVSTFTKTLREVVNAVEGQHED, from the coding sequence ATGCCGGACCGCCACACGCTCGAGGAGACCGAGCGCGCGATGAAGGACCACGTGGGAGCCCTCCCCCTGGACTTCGCCGCCGCGAACGCCCTGTCCAACCTGTTCCGCGCCGCCAACGCGGTGCGCAGCGAGCTGACCAACCGGGTGCTGCGCCAGCACGACATGACCTGGACCGGGTTCGTCGTGCTCTGGGTGGTGTGGATCTGGGACGGCATGGAGACCCGCCATGTCGCCGAGTCGGCCGACATCTCCAAGGCCACCCTCACCGGGGTCGTCAAGACCCTCGAGGCCCGCGGCCTGATCGCGCGCGAGGGCGACGACAACGACCGGCGCCTGGTCCGGCTCCGGCTGACCCCCGAGGGGATCAGCCTGATGGAGCAGATCTACCCCGAGTTCAACGCCGTCGAGTCCGAGATCATCGGCCAGCTCTCCGAGCGCAAGGTCAGCACCTTCACCAAGACCCTGCGCGAGGTCGTCAACGCGGTCGAGGGCCAGCACGAGGACTAG
- a CDS encoding gamma-glutamyl-gamma-aminobutyrate hydrolase family protein has translation MSRRPLIALPARFSESASALRYRADVTARALAEAVYAAGGEPLVVHPVAPGAVVDDAEVAARLWYADGVLLPGGGDLAARWAGQQAHATEYDVDEEQDAFDLAVARHALGTGLPLLAICRGTQVVNVALGGDLVQDLGERTHRHVVQEIAVEPDAVLAGIVGTTPSISCYHHQGIGRLGAGLRAVAHAADGVIEAVELAGAQGWYLGVQWHPEDTAATDPAQAGLFRALVEAARQRALV, from the coding sequence ATGAGCCGCCGTCCGCTGATCGCCCTCCCGGCGCGCTTCTCGGAGTCCGCGTCGGCGCTGCGCTATCGTGCCGACGTCACCGCGCGGGCCCTTGCCGAGGCGGTGTACGCCGCCGGCGGCGAGCCGCTCGTCGTGCACCCGGTCGCCCCGGGTGCCGTGGTCGACGACGCCGAGGTCGCCGCCCGGCTGTGGTACGCCGACGGGGTGCTGCTGCCCGGCGGGGGTGACCTGGCCGCCCGCTGGGCGGGGCAGCAGGCGCACGCGACGGAGTACGACGTCGACGAGGAGCAGGACGCCTTCGACCTCGCCGTCGCGCGGCACGCCCTCGGCACCGGCCTGCCGCTGCTCGCGATCTGTCGCGGCACCCAGGTGGTCAACGTGGCCCTCGGCGGCGACCTGGTGCAGGACCTCGGCGAGCGCACCCACCGGCACGTCGTGCAGGAGATCGCCGTCGAGCCGGACGCGGTGCTCGCCGGCATCGTCGGGACCACGCCGAGCATCTCCTGCTACCACCACCAGGGCATCGGCCGGCTCGGCGCCGGTCTCCGGGCGGTGGCGCACGCGGCCGACGGCGTGATCGAGGCCGTCGAGCTCGCCGGCGCCCAGGGCTGGTACCTCGGCGTGCAGTGGCACCCCGAGGACACCGCGGCCACCGACCCGGCCCAGGCCGGGCTGTTCCGCGCCCTGGTCGAGGCGGCGCGGCAGCGGGCGCTGGTCTAG
- a CDS encoding amidase has translation MTSVSRRGIVAGATAAGVALGALASSAGPASAAPDVTWPAVKRPRDLRRIVWWSAAELSAAIRQRKVSCVEVMTAYLDHIATVNPAVNAIVGLRPRAELLAEAAEKDRLLARGRYQGWMHGFPQAVKDLANVKGLPTSAGFFGRPGVPSAAPAAADALFVERVRAAGAIFIGKTNTPEFGLGSHTYNEVFGTTLNAYDQSRSAGGSSGGAAVAVALRMLPVADGSDFFGSLRNPPGWNNVLGLRPSYGRVPGAGNEQFVQQGGTEGPIARDARDLALLLATMSGYDVRAPLSIEQDPEPLATVRRSSLRGVRLAWLGDLGGYLPMEPEVLAVTGAAVDRMRALGASVDRLDGLPSGPGFAGNADLWPTWLVFRHWISGGLNKPVYDNPAWRPHLKPEAVYEIEGLLTGADGNPALSGLDVWNASVKRTGLYNAFRVLFEKYDYVLLPTAQVMPFDADLHWPTEIEGVAMSTYHRWMEVTAIGTLLGAPTLAMPAGFGPSGLPIGLQVIGRNHDDAGVIELAAAWERATRFVEDHPPALIAP, from the coding sequence ATGACCTCAGTCTCTCGGCGCGGCATCGTCGCCGGCGCCACGGCCGCCGGCGTCGCGCTCGGCGCCCTCGCCTCCTCCGCTGGGCCCGCCTCGGCCGCCCCCGACGTCACCTGGCCCGCGGTGAAGCGGCCCCGGGACCTGCGTCGCATCGTGTGGTGGTCGGCGGCCGAGCTGTCGGCGGCGATCCGCCAGCGCAAGGTCAGCTGCGTCGAGGTGATGACGGCCTACCTGGACCACATCGCCACGGTGAACCCCGCCGTCAACGCGATCGTCGGGCTCCGCCCCCGCGCTGAGCTGCTCGCCGAGGCGGCCGAGAAGGACCGGCTGCTCGCCCGGGGCAGGTACCAGGGCTGGATGCACGGCTTCCCGCAGGCCGTGAAGGACCTCGCCAACGTCAAGGGCCTGCCGACCTCGGCCGGCTTCTTCGGCCGGCCCGGCGTCCCCTCCGCCGCGCCGGCCGCGGCCGACGCGCTCTTCGTGGAGCGGGTCCGAGCCGCCGGTGCGATCTTCATCGGCAAGACCAACACCCCGGAGTTCGGGCTCGGGTCGCACACCTACAACGAGGTGTTCGGTACGACGCTCAACGCCTATGACCAGAGCCGCTCCGCCGGCGGCAGCAGCGGCGGCGCCGCCGTCGCGGTCGCGCTGCGGATGCTTCCCGTCGCCGACGGCAGCGACTTCTTCGGCTCACTGCGCAACCCGCCGGGGTGGAACAACGTGCTGGGCCTGCGGCCGTCGTACGGCCGGGTGCCGGGCGCCGGGAACGAGCAGTTCGTCCAGCAGGGCGGCACCGAGGGCCCGATCGCCCGCGACGCCCGCGACCTCGCGCTGCTCCTCGCCACCATGTCCGGCTACGACGTCCGCGCGCCGCTCTCGATCGAGCAGGACCCGGAGCCGCTGGCCACGGTGCGCCGCTCGTCCCTGCGCGGCGTGCGGCTCGCCTGGCTGGGCGACCTCGGCGGCTACCTCCCGATGGAGCCCGAGGTGCTGGCGGTGACCGGCGCCGCGGTCGACCGGATGCGCGCGCTGGGCGCCAGCGTCGACCGGCTCGACGGGCTGCCGAGCGGCCCCGGCTTCGCCGGCAACGCCGACCTGTGGCCGACCTGGCTGGTGTTCCGGCACTGGATCAGCGGTGGGCTCAACAAGCCCGTCTACGACAACCCCGCGTGGCGGCCCCATCTCAAGCCGGAGGCGGTCTACGAGATCGAGGGCCTGCTCACCGGCGCCGACGGCAACCCGGCGCTCTCCGGGCTCGACGTGTGGAACGCCTCGGTCAAGCGCACCGGGCTCTACAACGCGTTCCGGGTGCTGTTCGAGAAGTACGACTACGTGCTGCTCCCCACCGCCCAGGTGATGCCCTTCGACGCCGACCTCCACTGGCCCACGGAGATCGAGGGCGTGGCGATGTCGACCTACCATCGCTGGATGGAGGTCACCGCGATCGGCACCCTGCTCGGCGCGCCGACCCTCGCCATGCCGGCCGGCTTCGGGCCGTCGGGACTCCCGATCGGGCTGCAGGTCATCGGCCGCAACCACGACGACGCCGGCGTCATCGAGCTCGCCGCCGCGTGGGAGCGCGCGACGCGCTTCGTCGAGGACCACCCGCCCGCCCTGATCGCGCCATGA
- a CDS encoding helix-turn-helix transcriptional regulator — MAAPVSDRLIDLLGDLAALATPDEATAAVPRLLERLADGLGAAACQLDTTLTHADDPRTPSFQTVACVGYSPEVSQHLCADLAPSEHGQRVLAATGGLRIDEDDPYDFRRSAHYLDVLHPAGYDDGISLALRDSGAHLVGMLHLSARSTRDFAPELVGALPPLGRAFARLTTVATCSTPDVTLPPEYAVVRVDTAGRAKPVVGRAPLHVALDEELLGIIRSILGTGTRFATFLHQQAGRLVEVRVHCPSGRPAPRQPCTVATRPALSTLGLTLRQLEVLTAVATGAGNREIADELCLTQRTVAAHVEAILARLGSPSRAGAAAKATAAGVLLPSADPASVRSLTRVLPQPIR; from the coding sequence ATGGCCGCACCCGTCTCGGATCGCCTGATCGACCTCCTCGGCGACCTGGCCGCCCTCGCCACACCCGACGAGGCGACGGCCGCCGTGCCCCGGCTGCTGGAGCGCCTGGCCGACGGACTCGGCGCCGCCGCGTGCCAGCTCGACACGACGCTCACCCACGCCGACGACCCGCGGACGCCGTCCTTCCAGACCGTCGCCTGCGTGGGCTACTCCCCCGAGGTCTCCCAGCATCTGTGCGCCGACCTGGCGCCGTCCGAGCACGGACAGCGGGTGCTCGCCGCGACCGGCGGCCTGCGGATCGACGAGGACGACCCCTACGACTTCCGCCGCTCCGCCCACTACCTCGACGTACTCCACCCCGCGGGCTACGACGACGGCATCTCCCTCGCGCTGCGCGACTCGGGCGCCCACCTGGTCGGCATGCTGCACCTGTCCGCGCGCAGCACCCGCGACTTCGCACCCGAGCTCGTCGGCGCGCTCCCGCCCCTGGGCCGCGCCTTCGCCCGGCTGACCACCGTGGCCACCTGCTCCACGCCCGACGTCACGCTGCCGCCCGAGTACGCCGTGGTCCGCGTCGACACCGCCGGACGGGCCAAGCCCGTGGTCGGCCGGGCCCCGCTGCACGTCGCCCTCGACGAGGAGCTGCTCGGCATCATCCGGTCGATCCTCGGCACCGGCACCCGGTTCGCGACCTTCCTGCACCAGCAGGCGGGCCGGCTGGTCGAGGTCCGGGTGCACTGCCCGTCGGGACGACCGGCGCCGCGCCAGCCCTGCACGGTCGCGACCCGGCCGGCGCTGTCCACGCTGGGGCTGACCCTGCGCCAGCTCGAGGTCCTCACAGCCGTGGCCACCGGCGCCGGCAACCGCGAGATCGCCGACGAGCTGTGCCTGACCCAGCGCACCGTCGCCGCCCACGTCGAGGCGATCCTGGCCCGGCTGGGCAGTCCGTCCCGGGCGGGCGCGGCCGCGAAGGCGACCGCCGCGGGCGTGCTGCTGCCCTCGGCCGACCCGGCCTCGGTGCGCTCGCTGACCCGGGTGCTGCCGCAGCCGATCCGCTGA
- a CDS encoding class II histone deacetylase: MATGYLYHELFGWHDTGTNAGLFPADHRAGIQPFQHFENAETKRRIHELVVVSGTIDRLTRLEPRKATDEEILAVHTEEHLARIEAESEQPKGGDSGDGLSPFGPGGIEIGRLAAGGMIEATTAVVEGRVDNAYALIRPPGHHAEPETGRGFCMFGNLAIAARAVRRTHGVGRIAVLDWDVHHGNGTQKTFWEDPDTLTISLHQDRVFPPDSGLVTERGEGAGFGYAVNVPLPPGTGGGGYLAAIDRVVAPAIDRFRPDLILVASGFDANATDPLSRQALTSSDYRAMTERLLDLAATHCDGRLAMSHEGGYNPVYVPFCGLAVIEALAGVTEPLTDPYEPIFGGMAGLELQPHQSAVLDQVVPLLDDIHAGTRAGS; encoded by the coding sequence ATGGCGACCGGCTACCTGTACCACGAGCTCTTCGGCTGGCACGACACCGGAACCAACGCGGGGCTGTTCCCCGCCGACCACCGGGCGGGCATCCAGCCGTTCCAGCACTTCGAGAACGCCGAGACCAAGCGCCGCATCCACGAGCTGGTCGTCGTGTCCGGAACCATCGACCGCCTCACCCGGCTCGAGCCGCGCAAGGCGACCGACGAGGAGATCCTCGCGGTCCACACCGAGGAGCACCTCGCCCGGATCGAGGCCGAGAGCGAGCAGCCCAAGGGCGGCGACTCCGGCGACGGGCTGAGCCCGTTCGGGCCGGGCGGCATCGAGATCGGGCGGCTCGCGGCCGGCGGCATGATCGAGGCCACCACCGCGGTCGTCGAGGGCCGGGTCGACAACGCCTACGCGCTGATCCGGCCGCCGGGCCACCACGCCGAGCCCGAGACCGGCCGCGGCTTCTGCATGTTCGGCAACCTCGCGATCGCGGCCCGGGCCGTGCGGCGTACCCACGGCGTCGGGCGGATCGCGGTCCTCGACTGGGACGTCCACCACGGCAACGGCACCCAGAAGACCTTCTGGGAGGACCCGGACACGCTGACCATCTCGCTGCACCAGGACCGGGTGTTCCCGCCCGACTCCGGCCTGGTCACCGAGCGCGGCGAGGGCGCCGGCTTCGGGTACGCCGTCAACGTGCCGCTCCCGCCGGGCACCGGTGGCGGCGGCTACCTCGCCGCGATCGACCGGGTCGTCGCGCCGGCGATCGACCGGTTCCGCCCCGACCTGATCCTGGTCGCGAGCGGCTTCGACGCCAACGCCACCGACCCGCTCTCGCGCCAGGCGCTGACCAGCAGCGACTACCGGGCGATGACCGAGCGGCTGCTCGACCTGGCCGCCACGCACTGCGACGGCCGGCTCGCGATGAGCCACGAGGGCGGCTACAACCCGGTGTACGTGCCGTTCTGCGGGCTCGCCGTGATCGAGGCGCTCGCCGGCGTGACCGAGCCGCTGACCGACCCCTACGAGCCGATCTTCGGCGGGATGGCCGGGCTGGAGCTGCAGCCGCACCAGAGCGCGGTCCTCGACCAGGTCGTGCCCCTCCTCGACGACATCCACGCCGGCACCCGCGCCGGGTCGTGA
- a CDS encoding sugar ABC transporter substrate-binding protein — MNAVVKKTVDRRSFLAWTGGIGAAVLASACSAPSSTKASGDKVASSSKDVDTVAWDYPFTFLPVYAGVAKFAKERAKEKGVALEQTNDNGKPDVQASNLDTLIAKKVPAIVSFPMVFEALETQASKALSAGIIWVTYGGTLKNQSASITFSFEEGGRKLGEDAAAWANQALGGKGKVAFLVDDTIQLGIERTKGMIDAFTKAAPDMEVVGREQAIDPDTALTKTKAILAKHPDVNVVLGITDGAAFGGYKALVESGRSETDAKTYVGGQDGDLGSLELIKKGTFYRASAALQLRDIGNAVIDVPLAVADGKSDAEASTDVPITLVKQGDALLDEIIAQYG, encoded by the coding sequence ATGAACGCAGTCGTGAAGAAGACGGTCGACCGGCGCAGCTTCCTCGCCTGGACCGGCGGCATCGGGGCCGCCGTCCTCGCCTCCGCCTGCAGCGCACCGTCCAGCACCAAGGCCTCCGGCGACAAGGTGGCCTCGTCCAGCAAGGACGTCGACACCGTCGCCTGGGACTACCCGTTCACCTTCCTGCCCGTCTACGCCGGCGTCGCGAAGTTCGCCAAGGAGCGCGCGAAGGAGAAGGGCGTCGCCCTCGAGCAGACCAACGACAACGGCAAGCCGGACGTCCAGGCGTCGAACCTGGACACGCTGATCGCCAAGAAGGTCCCGGCGATCGTGTCCTTCCCGATGGTCTTCGAGGCCTTGGAGACCCAGGCCTCGAAGGCCCTCTCGGCCGGCATCATCTGGGTGACCTACGGCGGCACGCTGAAGAACCAGAGCGCCTCGATCACCTTCAGCTTCGAGGAGGGCGGCCGCAAGCTCGGCGAGGACGCCGCCGCCTGGGCCAACCAGGCCCTCGGCGGCAAGGGCAAGGTGGCCTTCCTCGTCGACGACACCATCCAGCTCGGCATCGAGCGGACCAAGGGCATGATCGACGCCTTCACCAAGGCCGCGCCGGACATGGAGGTGGTGGGCCGCGAGCAGGCGATCGACCCCGACACCGCGCTGACCAAGACCAAGGCGATCCTCGCCAAGCACCCCGACGTCAACGTGGTCCTCGGCATCACCGACGGCGCGGCCTTCGGCGGCTACAAGGCGCTGGTCGAGTCGGGGCGCTCGGAGACCGACGCCAAGACGTACGTCGGCGGCCAGGACGGCGACCTGGGCTCGCTCGAGCTGATCAAGAAGGGCACCTTCTACCGGGCCTCCGCGGCGCTGCAGCTGCGCGACATCGGCAACGCGGTGATCGACGTGCCGCTGGCCGTGGCCGACGGCAAGAGCGACGCCGAGGCCAGCACCGACGTGCCGATCACGCTGGTCAAGCAGGGCGACGCGCTGCTCGACGAGATCATCGCGCAGTACGGCTGA
- a CDS encoding sugar ABC transporter ATP-binding protein — MTLRVTGLRKSFGGVHALRGVDLTVEAGEVHALLGHNGAGKSTLITALGGAFHPDGGTIEVGGRSYAGLTPRQSIDAGIAIIFQHLSLVDSLSVVDNIFLGQEHRRLGVVDRRSQREAARRLLDRLGATSSIDSRVGDLPMGQKQLVEIAKALSRDPVVLILDEPTAALSSHEIGALERTVRSLQQQGLAICYVTHLLGEVERLADRMTVLRDGRVHVSTTLADKTRRDIIEAIAEPPTDLPPAGPVHDADPPQLVVRGLAGPGIGPVDLEVRPGEIVGLYGLIGSGRTRTLEMVFGRRARQGSITVGGREVRRATPRAALAAGLALVPGDRGRQGLFASLSALDNALLPAQGVLSRFGLRRRRAEAEAFERLAASLSVHPATPDAPARAFSGGNQQKLLLGRWVNGILPTTVLLLDEPTQGVDVRARHEIYQVVRAIASERRTAVVFASTDPEEVVALADRALVMHEGRVVRELAGAALDEDALLHAIHQSDSDLQEHLS; from the coding sequence ATGACACTGCGGGTCACCGGGCTGCGCAAGTCCTTCGGCGGCGTGCACGCGCTGCGGGGTGTGGACCTCACCGTCGAGGCGGGTGAGGTGCACGCCCTGCTCGGCCACAACGGCGCCGGGAAGTCCACCCTGATCACGGCGCTGGGCGGGGCCTTCCACCCCGACGGCGGCACCATCGAGGTGGGCGGTCGCAGCTATGCGGGGCTCACCCCGCGGCAGTCGATCGACGCGGGCATCGCGATCATCTTCCAGCACCTCAGCCTGGTCGACTCGCTCTCGGTCGTGGACAACATCTTCCTCGGCCAGGAGCACCGCCGCCTGGGCGTGGTCGACCGGCGCAGCCAGCGCGAGGCGGCGCGGCGGCTGCTCGACCGGCTCGGGGCCACGTCCTCGATCGACAGTCGGGTCGGCGACCTGCCGATGGGACAGAAGCAGCTGGTCGAGATCGCCAAGGCCCTCTCGCGCGACCCGGTGGTGCTGATCCTGGACGAGCCGACCGCGGCGCTCTCCTCGCACGAGATCGGCGCCCTGGAGCGGACCGTCCGCTCGCTCCAGCAGCAGGGCCTGGCGATCTGCTACGTCACCCACCTGCTCGGCGAGGTCGAGCGGCTGGCCGACCGGATGACGGTGCTGCGCGACGGCCGGGTGCACGTGTCCACGACGCTGGCGGACAAGACCCGCCGCGACATCATCGAGGCGATCGCCGAGCCGCCGACCGACCTGCCGCCCGCCGGTCCGGTGCACGACGCCGACCCACCGCAGCTCGTGGTCCGCGGTCTCGCCGGGCCGGGCATCGGTCCGGTCGACCTCGAGGTCCGGCCGGGCGAGATCGTGGGGCTGTACGGCCTGATCGGCTCCGGTCGTACCCGCACCCTGGAGATGGTCTTCGGCCGGCGGGCCCGTCAGGGCTCGATCACCGTCGGCGGCCGGGAGGTACGCCGGGCGACGCCGCGCGCCGCGCTCGCCGCCGGCCTGGCCCTGGTGCCAGGCGACCGTGGCCGCCAGGGCCTGTTCGCCTCGCTGAGCGCGCTCGACAACGCCCTGCTCCCGGCGCAGGGGGTGCTCTCCCGGTTCGGGCTGCGCCGGCGCCGCGCCGAGGCCGAGGCCTTCGAGCGGCTCGCCGCCTCGCTCTCGGTGCACCCGGCCACCCCTGACGCGCCGGCCCGGGCCTTCTCGGGCGGCAACCAGCAGAAGCTGCTGCTCGGCCGGTGGGTCAACGGCATCCTGCCGACCACCGTGCTGCTGCTCGACGAGCCCACCCAGGGCGTCGACGTACGTGCCCGCCACGAGATCTACCAGGTGGTGCGCGCCATCGCCTCGGAGCGTCGTACGGCGGTCGTCTTCGCCTCCACGGATCCCGAGGAGGTCGTCGCCCTCGCCGACCGCGCGCTGGTCATGCACGAGGGCCGGGTGGTCCGCGAGCTGGCCGGCGCGGCCCTCGACGAGGACGCCCTGCTGCACGCGATCCACCAGTCCGACTCCGACCTCCAGGAGCACCTGTCATGA